A section of the Cloacibacillus sp. An23 genome encodes:
- the rplL gene encoding 50S ribosomal protein L7/L12: MTREELIQAISEMSVLELSELVKELEEKFGVSAAAPAMMMPMAGMPATGGAAAPAEEEKTEFDVVLADHGANKISVIKVVREITGLGLKEAKDMVDGAPKTVKEGVAKEEAEEMKKKLEEAGAKVELK, translated from the coding sequence ATGACCAGAGAAGAACTCATCCAGGCTATCAGCGAAATGTCCGTGCTCGAGCTTTCCGAGCTCGTTAAGGAACTTGAAGAGAAGTTCGGCGTCTCCGCCGCGGCTCCCGCGATGATGATGCCGATGGCCGGCATGCCCGCCACCGGCGGCGCGGCCGCTCCCGCCGAGGAAGAGAAGACCGAATTCGACGTAGTCCTCGCCGACCACGGCGCGAACAAGATCAGCGTCATCAAGGTCGTCCGCGAGATCACCGGCCTCGGCCTGAAGGAAGCCAAGGACATGGTCGACGGCGCCCCCAAGACGGTCAAGGAAGGCGTAGCGAAGGAAGAGGCCGAAGAGATGAAGAAGAAGCTCGAAGAGGCCGGAGCGAAGGTCGAACTGAAGTAG
- a CDS encoding DUF554 domain-containing protein, which translates to MGASRASGEVFVLDIITSIPLFGSLTNAFCIICGSLAGLALRSRIPQKILELPVQGMALFIITLGVGMAIKTEHPLAVIGSIALGSLAGELVGIEAAFERLSSRIEKRMGGAKNFSSGFVTASLMYCTGSMAVLGSFEEGLGGYPSLLLAKALLDGLISVAMAASLGFGVPFSSISVFVYQAALTLAAGWLQPFMSEAAVTEMSATGGLMLMAIGINLLGLMKIRIMNMLPGLVFAVLLVKLFL; encoded by the coding sequence GTGGGCGCGAGCCGCGCCTCCGGCGAGGTGTTCGTCTTGGATATCATCACTTCCATACCGCTCTTCGGGAGCCTTACAAACGCTTTCTGCATAATATGCGGAAGCCTCGCGGGCCTCGCGCTGCGCAGCAGGATACCGCAGAAGATACTCGAACTCCCCGTACAGGGCATGGCGCTCTTCATCATAACCCTCGGCGTAGGCATGGCGATAAAGACGGAGCACCCGCTCGCCGTGATAGGAAGCATCGCGCTCGGCTCGCTCGCCGGGGAGCTCGTCGGGATCGAAGCCGCTTTCGAGCGGCTCAGCTCACGCATCGAAAAGCGTATGGGCGGCGCCAAGAACTTTTCCTCGGGCTTCGTCACTGCGAGCCTCATGTACTGTACCGGCTCGATGGCGGTGCTCGGCTCCTTCGAGGAGGGCCTCGGCGGCTATCCCTCGCTGCTGCTCGCCAAGGCGCTGCTCGACGGCCTCATATCCGTAGCGATGGCGGCGTCGCTCGGCTTCGGCGTGCCCTTCTCGTCCATATCGGTATTCGTCTACCAGGCTGCGCTGACGCTCGCCGCCGGATGGCTCCAGCCCTTCATGTCCGAGGCCGCAGTCACCGAGATGAGCGCGACCGGCGGGCTCATGCTCATGGCGATAGGCATAAACCTGCTCGGACTCATGAAGATAAGAATAATGAACATGCTGCCGGGCCTCGTCTTCGCCGTGCTTCTCGTAAAGTTATTTTTATAA
- a CDS encoding Glu/Leu/Phe/Val dehydrogenase: MAVQKRTSNNVLLHTALENFYEAAEEMGLEDGLIEVLSRPERAICVSIPVQMDDGSVRVFQGYRVQHSTVCGPAKGGLRFHPDVNLEECEALASLMTWKCSLAGIPYGGGKGGISVDPFELSPREREMMTRTFAARIAPFVGDWTDVPAPDVNTGGPEMVWIMDTISKLRGHLEPGVVTGKPVAYWGSKGRTAATGLGVATCVLELLKRQNVDPKDATVIVQGFGNVGTYNALFLHEAGCKIVGISDITGGYYNPNGIDVAAAKAYVEKHPKRILDGYSEPGLVKMNGEEILEQECLVLSPCALEGVISEKNAPLLKCKYIVEGANGPVRPEGDVILDERGILVVPDFLANSGGVIGSYFEWVQDLAGFFWTEEEYNNRLVPIMKDNFKRVWDYAQEHNVKMRRAAFLVAIKRVADELKIKGFFL; the protein is encoded by the coding sequence ATGGCCGTACAGAAACGTACTTCCAACAACGTTCTTCTCCACACCGCTCTCGAGAACTTCTACGAAGCGGCCGAAGAGATGGGGCTTGAGGATGGCCTCATCGAAGTATTGAGCCGTCCGGAGCGCGCGATCTGCGTCTCCATACCCGTCCAGATGGACGACGGCTCCGTAAGGGTGTTCCAGGGATACCGCGTACAGCATTCGACGGTCTGCGGACCGGCGAAGGGCGGCCTCCGCTTCCACCCGGACGTCAACCTTGAAGAGTGCGAGGCTCTCGCCAGCCTTATGACATGGAAGTGCTCGCTCGCCGGAATTCCTTACGGCGGCGGCAAGGGCGGAATTTCCGTAGACCCCTTTGAACTCTCGCCGCGCGAGCGCGAGATGATGACCCGCACCTTCGCGGCGCGCATCGCTCCGTTCGTAGGCGACTGGACCGACGTCCCCGCTCCCGACGTCAACACCGGCGGCCCCGAAATGGTCTGGATCATGGACACTATCTCCAAGCTCCGCGGCCACCTCGAGCCGGGCGTCGTCACCGGCAAGCCCGTAGCCTACTGGGGCTCCAAGGGCCGCACCGCCGCGACCGGACTCGGCGTCGCCACCTGCGTCCTCGAGCTGCTCAAACGCCAGAACGTGGACCCGAAAGACGCCACCGTCATCGTGCAGGGCTTCGGCAACGTCGGCACCTACAACGCGCTCTTCCTGCATGAAGCCGGATGCAAGATCGTCGGAATCAGCGACATCACCGGCGGCTACTACAACCCAAACGGAATCGACGTCGCAGCCGCCAAGGCCTACGTCGAGAAGCATCCGAAACGCATACTCGACGGTTACTCGGAGCCGGGCCTCGTCAAGATGAACGGCGAAGAGATACTCGAGCAGGAATGCCTCGTCCTTTCGCCCTGCGCCCTTGAAGGCGTCATCAGCGAAAAGAACGCGCCGCTGCTCAAGTGCAAATACATCGTCGAAGGCGCGAACGGCCCCGTCCGTCCAGAAGGCGACGTCATACTCGACGAGCGCGGAATCCTCGTCGTTCCCGACTTCCTCGCCAACAGCGGCGGAGTCATCGGCTCCTACTTCGAGTGGGTACAGGACCTCGCCGGATTCTTCTGGACCGAGGAAGAGTACAACAACCGCCTCGTTCCGATCATGAAGGACAACTTCAAGAGAGTTTGGGACTACGCGCAGGAGCACAACGTCAAAATGCGCCGCGCGGCTTTCCTCGTCGCCATCAAACGCGTCGCGGACGAACTCAAAATCAAGGGCTTCTTCCTCTAA
- a CDS encoding FeoA family protein, protein MMPLTLAGIGEKNVIGRVGGSEDTRRFLGNLGIITGAEITVISAIGGNVIVNVKDSRVAINEDMARHILI, encoded by the coding sequence ATGATGCCGCTGACGCTCGCGGGAATCGGCGAGAAAAACGTAATAGGAAGAGTCGGGGGAAGCGAGGATACGAGAAGATTCCTCGGCAACCTCGGAATAATCACAGGCGCTGAAATCACGGTAATTTCGGCAATCGGGGGAAACGTCATTGTGAACGTCAAGGACTCGCGCGTTGCGATAAACGAGGACATGGCGCGCCACATACTGATATAG
- a CDS encoding ferrous iron transport protein A — MTLGEAQVGSTVVVTKIEGDGAYKRRIMDMGITKGTELYIRKVAPLGDPVEITVRGYELSVRKNDAQCVQVR; from the coding sequence ATGACTTTAGGCGAAGCGCAGGTCGGAAGCACGGTCGTCGTGACGAAGATCGAAGGAGACGGAGCGTATAAGCGCCGCATCATGGATATGGGTATCACCAAGGGTACGGAGCTTTACATACGCAAGGTCGCCCCGCTCGGAGACCCCGTAGAGATAACGGTCAGAGGCTACGAGCTCTCGGTAAGGAAGAACGACGCGCAGTGCGTGCAGGTGAGGTAG
- the feoB gene encoding ferrous iron transport protein B: MAMRFALAGNPNCGKTTMFNAMTGANQYVGNWPGVTVEKKEGRLKSVKTGEEIVITDLPGIYSLSPYTLEEVVSRDYLLKDAPDVIINLVDATNIERNLYLTTQLIETGIPVVIALNMSDLLAKRGIKVDTERLSMLLNCPVVETSALKETGLDALVKEAVKVARETDADLPREIFSKEMEKAVAEVKAVLPESVTEGKKRWYAVKLLENDSKVVESMKLSAKGEEVLAAARKELEEKHDDDMESIVTDERYKFIQKIVSTAVKKGKEQMTASDKIDQIVTNRVLGIPIFMAVMFVVYYISVTTVGTWVTDWTNDTFVGWVQEQAGGILESAGAGDLVMSLVVDGIIGGVGAVLGFVPQMAILFLFLSILEDCGYMVRIAFVMDRVFRHFGLSGKSFIPLLISSGCGIPGIMASRTIEQDNDRRLTIMTATFIPCGAKLPVIALMGGVIASYATGSYEAGGVIAPLMFFIGIAAVLCSAIMLKKTAPFSGKPAPFVMELPQYHVPSAKTVLLHVWERLKGFIVKAGTILFVACVVMWFLGGFGFGEDGFGMVEDSSASILAVIGGAIAPLFAPLGFGNWQSVAASISGFTAKEAIVSTMGVLANVTGDVEDAVTVAEAVAAWFPSTLAAFSFLLFNMLDSPCLAAIATMAQQMQSRKWFWFAILFQNIFSYLVCLCVYQLGTFFMGGGFTAWTGIALVVALFLLYMLFRPDPYKNQRVYSKRSVQQAA, translated from the coding sequence ATGGCCATGAGATTCGCTCTTGCCGGCAACCCGAACTGCGGCAAGACTACCATGTTCAACGCCATGACCGGGGCCAACCAGTACGTAGGCAACTGGCCCGGGGTCACGGTGGAAAAGAAAGAGGGACGCCTGAAAAGCGTAAAAACAGGCGAGGAAATCGTTATAACGGATCTTCCGGGTATTTATTCTCTCTCTCCCTATACGCTTGAAGAGGTCGTCAGCCGCGACTATCTTCTGAAGGACGCCCCCGACGTCATCATCAACCTCGTGGACGCGACGAACATCGAGAGAAACCTTTATCTCACGACGCAGCTCATCGAGACGGGCATTCCCGTCGTCATAGCGCTCAACATGTCCGACCTGCTCGCGAAGCGCGGCATCAAAGTGGACACGGAGCGCCTCTCGATGCTTCTCAACTGCCCCGTGGTGGAGACCTCGGCGCTTAAGGAGACCGGCCTCGACGCGCTCGTCAAAGAGGCCGTCAAAGTCGCGAGGGAGACGGACGCCGACCTTCCGCGCGAGATATTCTCCAAGGAGATGGAAAAGGCCGTCGCCGAAGTCAAGGCCGTGCTGCCCGAATCCGTCACCGAGGGCAAAAAGCGCTGGTACGCCGTCAAACTTCTCGAAAACGACAGCAAGGTCGTCGAGAGCATGAAGCTCTCCGCGAAGGGCGAAGAAGTCCTCGCCGCCGCGAGAAAAGAGCTCGAAGAGAAGCACGACGACGACATGGAGAGCATCGTCACCGACGAACGCTACAAATTCATACAGAAAATAGTCTCCACCGCGGTCAAAAAAGGCAAAGAGCAGATGACCGCCTCCGACAAGATAGACCAGATAGTCACGAACCGCGTGCTCGGCATCCCGATATTCATGGCCGTCATGTTCGTGGTCTACTACATATCCGTCACGACGGTCGGGACGTGGGTCACCGACTGGACGAACGACACCTTCGTCGGCTGGGTGCAGGAGCAGGCCGGCGGCATTCTTGAATCCGCCGGCGCCGGCGACCTCGTCATGAGCCTCGTCGTCGACGGCATCATCGGCGGCGTCGGAGCGGTGCTCGGCTTCGTGCCGCAGATGGCGATACTCTTCCTCTTCCTCTCGATACTCGAAGACTGCGGCTACATGGTGCGCATCGCATTCGTAATGGACCGCGTCTTCCGCCACTTCGGCCTCTCCGGCAAGAGCTTCATCCCGCTGCTCATCTCCTCCGGCTGCGGCATCCCCGGCATAATGGCCTCGCGCACCATCGAACAGGATAACGACCGCCGCCTCACGATAATGACGGCGACCTTCATCCCCTGCGGAGCCAAGCTGCCCGTCATCGCGCTCATGGGCGGAGTTATAGCCAGCTACGCCACCGGCAGCTACGAGGCCGGCGGAGTCATCGCGCCGCTGATGTTCTTTATCGGAATCGCAGCGGTGCTCTGCTCGGCGATAATGCTCAAGAAAACCGCGCCGTTCTCCGGCAAGCCCGCGCCCTTCGTCATGGAGCTGCCGCAGTACCACGTCCCGTCGGCCAAGACGGTCCTGCTCCACGTCTGGGAGCGCCTTAAAGGCTTCATCGTCAAAGCCGGAACGATACTCTTCGTAGCCTGCGTGGTAATGTGGTTCCTTGGCGGCTTCGGCTTCGGCGAAGATGGCTTTGGAATGGTCGAAGACAGCTCGGCCAGCATCCTCGCGGTGATAGGCGGAGCCATAGCGCCGCTCTTTGCGCCGCTCGGCTTCGGCAACTGGCAGTCCGTCGCGGCCTCCATCTCGGGCTTCACCGCCAAGGAGGCCATAGTCTCCACGATGGGCGTCCTCGCCAACGTAACGGGCGACGTCGAAGACGCGGTGACCGTGGCCGAAGCGGTGGCGGCGTGGTTCCCGAGCACGCTCGCGGCCTTCAGCTTCCTGCTCTTCAACATGCTCGACTCGCCCTGCCTCGCTGCGATAGCGACGATGGCGCAGCAGATGCAGAGCCGCAAATGGTTCTGGTTCGCAATACTCTTCCAGAACATATTCTCCTACCTCGTATGCCTCTGCGTCTACCAGCTCGGCACCTTCTTCATGGGCGGCGGCTTCACCGCGTGGACCGGAATCGCGCTCGTAGTCGCGCTCTTCCTGCTCTACATGCTCTTCAGGCCCGACCCCTACAAGAACCAGCGCGTCTACTCCAAGCGCTCCGTACAGCAGGCCGCGTAG
- a CDS encoding FeoB-associated Cys-rich membrane protein, translated as MKADIIILAVIAAYCVYVVVRRLRKSKEGGPCCGCGGGCSGCGHSCAGRCSYENLFKEEKKD; from the coding sequence GTGAAAGCCGACATCATAATCCTGGCCGTCATAGCCGCCTACTGCGTATACGTCGTCGTGCGGCGCCTCCGCAAATCGAAAGAGGGCGGCCCGTGCTGCGGCTGCGGCGGAGGCTGCTCCGGCTGCGGACATTCCTGCGCCGGCCGCTGCAGTTACGAAAACCTCTTCAAAGAAGAAAAGAAGGACTGA
- a CDS encoding heavy-metal-associated domain-containing protein, which translates to MVDAVILALVAALMFFAVRGAIKHFRGESPCCGGGGSGLAPAAEKRLENHAIGKKTVKISGMHCDHCVRSVTEAINKIDGASAKVSLKNEIAVVSYDRPVPDEAIRRAVEEAGFEVVSIKA; encoded by the coding sequence ATGGTAGACGCCGTAATACTGGCGCTGGTGGCCGCGCTTATGTTCTTCGCCGTGCGCGGCGCGATAAAACACTTCAGGGGCGAAAGCCCATGCTGCGGAGGCGGCGGCTCAGGCCTCGCGCCCGCGGCCGAAAAACGCCTCGAAAACCACGCGATAGGCAAAAAGACAGTGAAAATATCCGGCATGCACTGCGACCACTGCGTCCGTAGTGTGACCGAAGCGATAAACAAAATCGACGGCGCGTCCGCGAAAGTCAGCCTCAAAAACGAAATCGCCGTAGTCTCCTACGACCGCCCCGTCCCCGACGAGGCGATACGCCGCGCAGTAGAAGAGGCGGGGTTTGAAGTCGTCTCGATAAAGGCGTAA
- a CDS encoding N-6 DNA methylase, which yields MKREYGDKELFRMLAARARLEPSEVLESRGMDAQEARALVTEPQAELFSFDHDTTSESLAELVIGILRIKDGERVADLCCGSGAFLMRAAREAPGASFRGIELDEWLAEAARTRLSLVAPGRAEISSGDVFEAPEEKYDKIYCEPPIGLRFNEERRGADFMLRELPWIKTLRRASHISGCWSYVCKVISSLKEGGRAVCVMAGGPLWNSFDAPVRGHLVREGLIEAVVSLPGGMTSYPAPSVTLVVIKRGCDGVIMADASCMEASGRRRKKLGREQIDEILATLSGGGHGKRVSAEEMERGGWRLVPERYMPADEEPGEYARLGDIAAITRGAMMGTREFEALSGGEPAYSVINYADISDGLLSDGLGRISKLPPKYLDCLLRDGDIVISKIGDTPRSAVIRGLGDTKMIPSANFYIIRITKPGFDPYYLKAYLESARGQKALAMLSTGTAIKTLSASALKELRVPLAPEEEMRKTAENYRTAEDELRAVKAREKEIKAAMSSLFDRK from the coding sequence TTGAAAAGGGAATACGGAGATAAGGAACTTTTCAGGATGCTGGCGGCGCGCGCGCGTCTCGAGCCGTCGGAGGTGCTTGAGAGCCGCGGCATGGACGCTCAGGAGGCGCGCGCGTTGGTGACGGAGCCGCAGGCGGAGCTTTTTTCATTCGACCACGATACGACGTCGGAGTCGCTGGCCGAGCTGGTCATCGGGATACTGCGTATAAAAGATGGCGAGCGCGTCGCGGATCTGTGCTGCGGGAGCGGGGCCTTCCTCATGCGCGCGGCGCGCGAGGCGCCGGGGGCTTCGTTTCGCGGGATAGAGCTTGACGAATGGCTGGCAGAGGCGGCGAGGACCAGGCTCTCGCTCGTCGCGCCGGGGCGTGCGGAAATATCGTCCGGAGACGTGTTCGAAGCGCCGGAAGAAAAATACGACAAGATATACTGCGAGCCACCCATCGGCCTGCGCTTCAACGAGGAACGACGCGGCGCGGACTTCATGCTGCGCGAGCTGCCGTGGATAAAGACGCTGCGCCGCGCGAGCCACATATCGGGCTGCTGGAGCTACGTCTGCAAGGTCATCTCGTCCTTGAAGGAGGGGGGGCGCGCCGTCTGCGTCATGGCGGGCGGTCCTCTGTGGAACAGCTTCGACGCTCCGGTGCGCGGGCATCTCGTGCGCGAGGGGCTGATAGAGGCCGTCGTCTCTCTGCCCGGAGGCATGACCTCGTATCCCGCGCCCTCCGTCACGCTCGTCGTGATAAAGCGCGGCTGCGACGGCGTAATCATGGCGGATGCGAGCTGCATGGAGGCGTCGGGCCGCCGCAGGAAGAAGCTCGGCAGGGAGCAGATAGACGAGATTCTCGCCACGCTCTCCGGCGGCGGGCACGGTAAGCGCGTCTCCGCGGAGGAGATGGAGCGCGGAGGGTGGCGGCTCGTTCCCGAGCGCTACATGCCAGCGGATGAAGAGCCGGGCGAATACGCGCGCCTCGGCGACATAGCCGCGATAACGCGCGGCGCGATGATGGGGACGCGGGAGTTCGAGGCGCTCAGCGGAGGCGAGCCGGCATACAGCGTCATAAACTACGCGGACATATCAGACGGCCTGCTATCGGACGGGCTCGGCCGCATATCGAAGCTGCCGCCGAAATATCTGGACTGCCTGCTGCGCGACGGCGACATCGTAATATCGAAGATAGGAGATACGCCGCGCAGCGCCGTGATACGCGGCCTCGGAGACACAAAGATGATACCGAGCGCCAATTTCTACATAATAAGGATAACAAAGCCTGGCTTTGACCCGTACTACCTGAAAGCCTACCTCGAAAGCGCGCGCGGGCAGAAGGCCCTCGCGATGCTCTCGACCGGAACGGCGATAAAGACCCTCTCAGCCTCGGCCCTCAAGGAGCTTCGCGTGCCGCTCGCGCCGGAGGAGGAAATGCGGAAAACGGCGGAAAACTACCGCACTGCCGAGGACGAGCTGCGCGCGGTCAAAGCCAGAGAAAAAGAGATAAAAGCGGCGATGTCGTCGCTCTTCGACAGGAAATAA
- a CDS encoding N-6 DNA methylase, which translates to MEITEVNFNENGDIIDVLSGKVIKDTPEERIRQRFINILQFDYGYPKANIAKEVPIQQGSKKILSTNDGSEIRADIVVYTSKRACLEKDQGNILFVVECKKPNATEGYAQLVSYIFNTSAIGGVWTNGTGISVYKKKPGVEVGLDEILSLPRYRESWYGNDSIPSKSSLPRPRNVRFLLSACHNKLYGRGMENEDFDLAMDMVRILLAKIQDETTPGEFPRFWITENDFHTAEGRKHAASEIQKLFREYADQYPDVFDSYEKIQVGDDCIAEAIGVLKNWSLAARNDDADDWDLMGETYEQFTHINLKRQQGQFFTNRLVVDMIVKMLAPEIGEHTLDPAGGSGGFATSIFRYLRRKVLSRTEPNSPMRDRLLNTIKDSVYLVEIAARLVKIAKCAMILTGDGQSGMTRGNSLGLYSKLDPWIVSRCAQGKSNAPSVIATNPPFSGQKIDSQISDRSILKNYYFGHSYKKNSNGSFVFSVDDKDILQHQAPELLFIERCIDWLKPGGRIGIVLPKGILDNVSYEAYREWILERCELSGVVTLHKDTFQPDTGVRTCVLILRKPQKGKTPRDEYNIFMAMSQRIGQDSKGNSVFVLDGNGNSTGILNHDLDEIADAYLDFISGKEHKKSEYIFSIKKSDIKDHININPQHYSPKLNAALDRVLAFDNMNNWATTTIGQLEAGIRIYIGPRWNSANIKIDNPDDTSGLVPYLTANAALELRRFTIKWLDIKKATAQQKQSIALLKIQEGDILISRSGTIGKVTYATKDLAENYIVSDDLVRVRVKDPTLRAYLLAYFTSSTALSLMLLDEYGSVQQHLQPLHIQEMLIPIPDDWSMVQTTIDAGKMFMRAMECMSHADREIRLNGFDSLMDL; encoded by the coding sequence ATGGAAATAACAGAAGTGAATTTTAATGAAAATGGCGACATAATTGATGTTTTATCTGGGAAAGTAATCAAAGACACGCCAGAAGAACGGATTCGTCAGCGTTTTATAAATATCTTACAGTTCGATTATGGCTATCCAAAAGCCAATATAGCAAAGGAAGTTCCAATACAACAGGGCTCTAAAAAAATACTTAGTACTAATGATGGTTCTGAGATAAGGGCAGATATTGTCGTTTACACATCAAAAAGAGCTTGTCTTGAAAAAGACCAAGGGAATATTTTGTTTGTCGTAGAATGCAAAAAACCAAATGCAACTGAAGGATATGCACAATTAGTCTCATATATTTTTAACACCTCAGCTATCGGAGGAGTTTGGACAAACGGAACTGGCATTAGCGTATATAAAAAGAAACCAGGCGTAGAAGTTGGGCTAGATGAGATCCTCTCGCTCCCACGATATCGTGAAAGTTGGTATGGCAACGATTCTATCCCCAGCAAAAGTAGTTTGCCAAGACCACGTAATGTAAGATTTCTTCTTTCAGCATGCCATAACAAGCTTTATGGTCGTGGAATGGAAAATGAGGATTTTGACCTTGCAATGGACATGGTAAGAATTCTTCTTGCAAAAATTCAAGATGAGACTACCCCTGGTGAATTTCCACGTTTTTGGATAACTGAAAATGATTTTCATACTGCGGAGGGACGAAAACATGCTGCTTCAGAAATTCAAAAATTATTTAGAGAATATGCTGATCAGTACCCAGATGTTTTTGATTCATACGAAAAGATTCAAGTGGGAGATGATTGCATTGCAGAAGCTATTGGCGTTTTAAAAAACTGGAGCCTTGCAGCGAGAAACGATGACGCTGATGATTGGGATCTTATGGGGGAAACCTATGAGCAGTTTACTCACATTAATTTGAAACGGCAACAGGGACAGTTTTTTACCAATCGCTTAGTGGTGGACATGATAGTAAAAATGCTTGCCCCAGAAATAGGCGAACACACTTTAGACCCTGCAGGTGGAAGTGGCGGATTTGCAACAAGTATTTTCCGGTATTTAAGAAGAAAAGTGCTATCAAGAACTGAACCAAATTCACCAATGAGAGATCGTCTGTTAAATACCATCAAAGACAGTGTTTATCTTGTAGAGATTGCGGCTCGATTGGTAAAAATTGCAAAATGCGCTATGATCTTAACGGGCGACGGTCAATCTGGGATGACACGAGGGAATTCACTTGGTCTCTATTCTAAGTTAGATCCGTGGATTGTCTCAAGATGTGCCCAAGGAAAAAGCAATGCCCCGTCCGTAATTGCTACAAACCCGCCATTTTCTGGTCAAAAAATTGACTCTCAGATTTCAGATCGGTCTATCTTAAAAAATTATTATTTTGGACATAGCTATAAAAAAAACAGCAATGGAAGCTTTGTTTTTTCTGTAGATGATAAAGATATCCTTCAACACCAAGCACCTGAATTGTTGTTTATAGAAAGGTGCATAGATTGGTTGAAACCAGGTGGGCGGATTGGTATTGTTTTACCAAAAGGAATTTTAGATAATGTCAGCTATGAAGCATACAGGGAATGGATTCTGGAAAGATGTGAATTATCTGGCGTTGTTACACTACATAAAGATACTTTCCAGCCAGATACTGGTGTAAGAACTTGCGTTTTAATCTTGAGAAAGCCTCAAAAAGGTAAAACACCTAGAGATGAATATAATATTTTTATGGCAATGTCACAAAGAATCGGTCAGGATTCCAAGGGAAATTCTGTCTTTGTCCTTGACGGGAATGGCAACAGCACAGGTATATTAAACCATGACCTAGATGAAATCGCAGATGCCTATCTCGATTTTATATCTGGCAAAGAACACAAAAAATCAGAATACATCTTTTCCATCAAAAAAAGCGACATTAAGGATCACATCAATATTAATCCTCAACATTATTCTCCCAAGTTGAATGCCGCTCTGGATCGTGTTCTTGCTTTTGACAATATGAATAATTGGGCAACAACAACAATCGGTCAACTTGAAGCTGGAATACGTATATACATTGGCCCACGTTGGAATTCTGCTAATATTAAGATTGATAATCCAGATGACACGTCTGGGCTTGTACCATATTTGACTGCCAATGCGGCTTTGGAGTTAAGACGATTTACGATAAAGTGGTTAGATATAAAAAAGGCGACTGCACAGCAAAAGCAGTCCATTGCTTTGTTAAAAATACAAGAAGGAGATATTTTAATTTCTCGTTCAGGAACGATTGGCAAGGTAACTTATGCAACAAAAGATTTGGCAGAAAATTATATTGTAAGTGATGATCTTGTTCGTGTTCGAGTTAAGGATCCAACATTGAGAGCTTATCTTCTTGCATATTTTACATCTTCTACGGCATTATCACTCATGTTATTAGATGAGTATGGATCTGTACAGCAACATTTACAACCCCTCCATATTCAGGAAATGCTTATCCCTATACCAGATGATTGGAGTATGGTCCAAACTACGATAGATGCAGGAAAAATGTTTATGCGTGCGATGGAATGCATGTCGCATGCGGACAGAGAGATTCGTTTGAATGGCTTTGATTCACTAATGGATTTATGA
- a CDS encoding nitroreductase family protein, with protein MTAIEAIMKRRSIRKFTQEPVTKETAMQLVDAAAAAPSAMNLRPVRFILMDKHDMAKLAETIDQKQPFEQGRWAIAVCADTRGYTGGTGWLEDSAAALENIQIAATALGLGALWYGVYRRAAKEPQVRAALNLPEGVECAGIAVIGYAGENKDKHGKVGEKFVFESTWKE; from the coding sequence ATGACCGCCATAGAAGCGATAATGAAACGCAGAAGCATAAGAAAATTCACCCAAGAGCCCGTGACGAAAGAGACGGCGATGCAGCTCGTGGACGCCGCGGCCGCCGCGCCGAGCGCGATGAACCTCCGCCCCGTCCGCTTCATCCTCATGGACAAACATGACATGGCGAAGCTCGCCGAAACGATAGACCAGAAGCAGCCCTTCGAGCAGGGCCGGTGGGCGATAGCCGTCTGCGCCGACACGCGCGGTTACACTGGCGGCACAGGCTGGCTTGAAGACAGCGCGGCGGCGCTTGAAAACATCCAGATAGCCGCAACAGCCCTCGGCCTCGGCGCGCTCTGGTACGGAGTCTACCGCCGCGCCGCCAAGGAACCCCAAGTCCGCGCCGCGCTGAATCTACCCGAAGGCGTGGAATGCGCAGGAATCGCCGTGATTGGGTATGCGGGGGAAAATAAAGATAAACATGGCAAAGTTGGAGAGAAATTTGTGTTTGAATCAACGTGGAAAGAATAA